ACGGCTTTGCCATGGCGCTGATGCTGCGCGCCAATCTGGGGCTCGATCCCTGGGACGTGCTGCACCAGGGACTGGCGCCGAAGCTGGGGCTGAGCTTCGGCATGACGGTGAACCTGGTCGGCGCGATCGTGCTGCTGCTCTGGTGGCCGCTGCGGCAGCGGCCGGGGATCGGCACGGTCTGCAACATAGTGGTGATCGGCACGGCGGTGGATATCAGCCTCCATTATCTACCGACACCCGAAGGCTATGCGATGCGTGCCGCCTGGCTGGGCGCGGGCATCTTGCTGAATGGCATTGCCGGTGGCGCCTATATCGGTGCCGGCCTTGGCCCGGGGCCGCGCGACGGGTTGATGACCGGCCTGTGCCGCCGCAATGGCTGGCCGGTCAAATGGGTGCGCACCGGCATCGAGATCGCGGTGCTGGCGATCGGCTGGATGATGGGCGGCACGGTGGGCATCGGCACCATCGTCTATGCCGCGACGATCGGCTGGATCGTCCACCATGCCCTGCCCTTCTTCACGATCACAGCGCCCGAGCACCCGGCGATCGCTGGCTAGAGTTGCCCCCTGACCGGCCGACAGGAACCCGTCGGCCGGTCCCTTTCCGCATTGAAAATGCGTCGCACCTTTCTTGACCGGACCGGGCAGTCGGGCATGATCCCGCCTCCGCCATTCCCGACGATCAAGGAGTCCCCGCCGATGCGCGCCTTCCTCGCCGCTGCCCTTGCCCTGCCGTTCGCCGTCGCCGCATCCGCCGCGCCGCCGGAGCAGGCGCTCGCTCCCCTCGCCTTCGAACAGATCGCACCCGCCGGCACCAAGATGCCGCGCTTCAAGGTCGATGCCGCGTGGCCGGCTATGCCTAATGACCTGCTGCTGGGGCAGGTCAGCGGCGTTGCGGTCGGTCCGGACGATTCGGTCTGGGTCGTGCATCGCCCGCACAGCCTGACCGCGACCGACACGGGCCTGGCCGAATCGCCCGCCACCGCCGTCTGCTGCAAGCCGGCCCCGCCGGTGGTGCGCTTCACCCAGGATGGCCGCTATCTGGGCGGCTGGGGCGGCGCCGACAGCGCCCCCACGGTCGATGGCGTCAACCAATGGCCCGCCAGCCTGCACGGCATCTTCGTCGACAAGGCCGGCAGCGTCTGGTTCGGCGGCAATGGCAAGGGCGACCATGTCGTCATGAACTATACGCCTGAGGGGAAATATATCCGCAGCTTCGGCCGGCGCGACAAGACCGGCGGCAATGACGCGACCGACCAGCTGGGCAACCCCTCCGACGTCAATCACAGCGATGGCATGGTGCTGATTTCCGACGGCTATGTGAACCGCCGCGTGATCGGCTTCGACGACAGGAGCAACGCCTATAAGGGCCGCTGGGGCGCCTATGGCAAGCCGCCGAGCGGACCGGTGCTGCAAGGCACGTTCGACCAGAGCCATGCCGTCGATCCCAGCCGGGTCGCCGATCCCAAGGCAGCCATCTTCAACAGCATCGTCCATTGCGTAGTGCCGACGAAGGACGGCCATCTCTATGTCTGCGACCGCAACAACAATCGCGCGCAGCTGTTCAAGCGCGAGAAGGATGGCGGCCTGACCTTCGTGCGCGACCTGGCGATCGCGCCGGAAACCGGCGGCACCCACACCGTCACCGATATCGCCTTCTCGCCCGATCCCGACCAGACCTATCTCTATGTCGCCGACATGATGAACGGCCGCATCTGGGTTCTGGAGCGCAAGACCCACACAATCCTTGGCGCCTTCGGCCGGATCGGGCGTCAGGCCGGGCAATTCACCTGGCTGCACAGCATTGATACCGACAGCGCCGGCAATATCTATGCGACCGAGGTGAATACCGGCCGCCGCGTGCAGAAGCTGGTCTTCACCGGCATCAAATGAAGGGAATCCCTGTAACGTGGCGACCGAACTTTACGACCTGACCGTCCCCGCTTTCCTGCGCGGCTTGCGCACTCTGTCCACCCTGCTCGACAAAGGCGCCGCCTTTGCCGCCGAACAGGGCATCGATCCCGCCACGCTGACGGATGCCCGCCTGATCGAGGATATGCGCCCGCTGACCGCGCAGGTGCAGCTCGCCACCGACAGCGCCAAGGGCGCGGTCATCCGCATCGGCGAACTGGAACCCTTCCCCCTGCCCGACATGGAAGAGACGTTCGCCGACCTGCAGGATCGCATTGCACGGACCATCGCATTCCTCGAGTCGGTGCCGCGCGACAGGATCGATGGGCGCGAGGAGGCGACCGTCATCCTCAAGACGCCGCGCGGCGAATTTCCCTTCACCGGGCGCAGCCATGTGCTGACCTTCTCGCTGCCCAATTTCTATTTCCACCTGACGACCGCCTATGCCCTGCTGCGCCAGGCCGGCGTACCGCTGGGCAAGCTCGACTATCTGGGCGGGCTTTAACCCGCGATCAACCGGACATAGGCACTGGAGACCCAGCCGCTGGTGCAGGGGCCGGCATAGGCCTGCTTGCGATCGACCGGTTCATGCACGCCGCAATCGGTCGACGGCGGCCCCTCGGTCACCGGTGGCGGGATCACCACGCCCAGCCATTTCTGGTCGATGCTGCGGGTGCAGACATGGATCCGCGCCCCTTCCGCCAGCTGCGCCAGCGCCTTCGCCTCGGCAAAGGGGGCGGAGCGGACGCTGAGTCCCTGCGCGCCGACGCGGGTCGCCTGTCCCATCGCGCCGCAGGCGTCGAGCCGAGGCCCGTCCTCGCCGATCGTCACCGGTCGGGCGAGGGTCGCTTCCATCCGGGTTTCGGGTATCGTTTCGCGCGGCGCGCCGGCGAGCGAGCTGTTGGGCAATTCATCGGCCACTTCGCTGCTGCGCGAGCAGGCGGAAAGCAGCAGCAGGGCAAGGATCGGGACAACACGCATGAGCGCCTGATAAACCGCCCTAAAGCCGGGTGGAAGACGCCATGTTTCGCTTTAGTTTCATGCCACCATTCCCTATATGCTGGGTATGAGCGACGAACAGCAGAACAGCCCCAACAGCAATGAATATGGCGCCGACAGCATCAAGGTGCTGAAAGGCCTCGACGCCGTGCGCAAGCGGCCCGGCATGTATATCGGCGATACCGACGACGGGTCGGGCCTGCACCATATGGTGTTCGAGGTCAGCGACAATGCGATCGACGAAGCGCTGGCCGGCCATTGCGACAAGATCGTCATCACGCTCAATCCCGACAACAGCGTCAGCGTCGAGGATAATGGCCGCGGTATCCCCACCGGCATCCACAAAGAAGAAGGTGTGTCGGCGGCCGAGGTCATCATGACCCAGCTGCACGCGGGCGGTAAGTTCGAGAATACCAGCGACGACAATGCCTATAAGGTGTCGGGCGGCCTGCACGGCGTGGGCGTGTCCGTGGTGAACGCCCTGTCCGAATGGCTGGACCTCAACATCTGGCGCGATGGCAAGGAGCATTGGATGCGCTTCGCCTATGGCGACGCCACCGCGCCGCTCAAGGTGATCGGCGATGCGCCCACCAAAGAGGACGGGACTTTCAAGAAGGGCACGCGCGTAACCTTCCTCGCCAGCCTGGAAAAAGCGCCCGGTGACGGCGCGACGTTCAAGAATCATACCGAATATGATTTCGAGAAGCTGGAGCATCGCTATCGCGAGCTGGCCTTCCTCAACAGTGGCGTGCGCCTGTTCCTGGTCGATGCGCGCCATGAGGAGAAGAAGGAAGTCGAGCTATTCTATGAAGGCGGCATTGCGGCCTTCGTCAAATATCTGGACCGCAACAAGAATGCGCTGATGCCCGATCCAATCGCGATTTCGGGTACCCGCGACGACGTGACCATCGACGTCGCGCTGGAGTGGAATGATTCTTATTACGAGAATGTCCTCTGCTTCACCAACAACATCCCGCAGCGCGACGGCGGCACCCATCTTGCCGCCTTCCGCGCCGCGCTGACCCGTACCCTCAACAATTATGCCGAAAAGACCGGCCTGTTGAAGAAGGAGAAGGTCAGCCTGACCGGCGAGGATATGCGCGAAGGCCTGACCGCGATCGTCTCGGTCAAGCTGCCCGATCCCAAATTCTCGT
The sequence above is drawn from the Sphingobium sp. AP49 genome and encodes:
- a CDS encoding membrane protein; translated protein: MMMTRRLFQLFWGLVLYGFAMALMLRANLGLDPWDVLHQGLAPKLGLSFGMTVNLVGAIVLLLWWPLRQRPGIGTVCNIVVIGTAVDISLHYLPTPEGYAMRAAWLGAGILLNGIAGGAYIGAGLGPGPRDGLMTGLCRRNGWPVKWVRTGIEIAVLAIGWMMGGTVGIGTIVYAATIGWIVHHALPFFTITAPEHPAIAG
- a CDS encoding DUF1993 domain-containing protein, which codes for MATELYDLTVPAFLRGLRTLSTLLDKGAAFAAEQGIDPATLTDARLIEDMRPLTAQVQLATDSAKGAVIRIGELEPFPLPDMEETFADLQDRIARTIAFLESVPRDRIDGREEATVILKTPRGEFPFTGRSHVLTFSLPNFYFHLTTAYALLRQAGVPLGKLDYLGGL